In Misgurnus anguillicaudatus chromosome 5, ASM2758022v2, whole genome shotgun sequence, a genomic segment contains:
- the LOC129413844 gene encoding biotin-dependent 3-methylcrotonyl-coenzyme A carboxylase beta1 subunit produces the protein MYYCMLRSFRGNNFIQLARASVSQNPQLWDTSLKLCTACHTTHSPISPLTHILQRHRSQTASYRCMSSTVRRRRMPSAFPVIDGTFHPFHKHVYEANLRNSLICQQKYLDHKQKVFKGGGENAIARHTQRNRKVLVRERLRMLLDDENYLELSPFAGFGLPYGDIPSAGCLTGIGQINGLWCVFIANDATVKGGTAYPITVKKQLRAQDVAMQNRLPCVYLVDSGGAFLPLQSEIFPDKNQGGRTFYNEAVMSAMKIPQVAVVCGSCTAGGAYVPTMAEEAVIVHRIGTIFLGGPPLVKAATGEEVSPEDLGGATLHSEVSGCVDHFATVESEAYEYARNIISTLNYELPEETSTRPEEPLYSIDDLMGLAPRSYEYSMDIRLIVSRLTDGSRFQEFKARYGTTLVTGFARVEGHQIGIVANNGELTYEASLKGSHFVQLCDQRDIPLVFLQNTSPVPPHTLSQAKAESNTNRLKAQGSMMSAVACASVPKITVVIGGCHGSDSYAMCGRAFDPNFLFLWPNAKVSILAPGHSDALVQTEEEITQINEMLEDESSAFFSTGRLWDDGVILPQDTRKVLGKCLKIIKQQEYQLSREKMRTPLLRL, from the exons ATGTACTACTGTATGTTAAG GTCTTTCAGGGGGAATAACTTCATACAACTCGCAAGAGCTTCAGTCTCACAGAATCCACAGTTATGGGATACATCATTAAAGCTTTGCACCGCATGTCACACCACACATTCACCTATTTCACCCTTGACACACATTCTGCAAAGACACAGGTCTCAGACAGCATCATATCGCTGTATGAGCTCCACTGTACGAAGGAGACGGATGCCAAGTGCCTTTCCAGTTATAGATGGAACATTTCATCCATTTCACAAGCACGTATATGAAGCAAATCTCAGGAACAGCCTGATATGTCAGCAAAA GTACCTTGACCACAAGCAAAAGGTCTTCAAAGGGGGTGGTGAAAACGCCATAGCCAGACATACGCAGAGGAATCGAAAAGTCCTGGTACGAGAAAGACTCCGCATGCTGTTGGATGATGAAAATTATTTAGAGCTTTCTCCTTTCGCTGGATTTGGACTGCCTTATGGAGACATCCCATCAGCAGGCTGTCTTACAG GAATCGGTCAGATTAATGGACTATGGTGTGTGTTCATCGCAAATGATGCTACTGTGAAAGGAGGCACAGCATATCCCATCACAGTTAAAAAGCAGCTTAGGGCGCAAGACGTGGCCATGCAGAATCGCCTGCCCTGTGTATATTTGGTAGACAGCGGTGGTGCATTTCTGCCTTTACAG TCAGAAATCTTTCCTGATAAAAATCAAGGAGGTCGGACCTTTTACAATGAAGCGGTTATGTCAGCAATGAAGATTCCACAG GTGGCAGTAGTGTGTGGGTCATGCACTGCTGGTGGTGCCTACGTGCCAACTATGGCTGAGGAGGCGGTGATTGTCCACAGGATAGGAACAATATTTTTGGGAGGTCCACCACTGGTAAAGGCTGCGACTGGGGAGGAGGTTTCTCCAGAGGACCTGGGAGGAGCCACGCTACACTCAGA AGTGAGCGGCTGTGTGGATCATTTTGCCACAGTTGAGAGTGAAGCATATGAGTATGCCAGAAACATCATCTCCACCCTAAACTATGAGCTCCCTGAGGAGACAAGCACTCGTCCTGAGGAGCCCTTGTACAGTATTGATGATCTCATGGGTCTTGCCCCACGGAGCTATGAGTACAGTATGGATATCAGACTA ATTGTGAGTCGACTGACTGATGGGAGTCGATTTCAGGAGTTCAAGGCGCGTTATGGTACCACCCTTGTCACAGGATTTGCCAGAGTTGAAGG TCATCAGATTGGAATTGTGGCCAATAATGGAGAATTGACATATGAAGCTTCCCTGAAAGGCAGTCATTTTGTCCAGCTGTGTGATCAAAGAGACATCCCCCTTGTTTTCCTACAGAACACATCACCAGTGCCTCCACACACCCTCTCACAAGCCAAG GCAGAGTCCAACACTAACAGACTAAAAGCTCAGGGATCTATGATGTCTGCTGTGGCCTGTGCCTCAGTTCCCAAAATCACTGTTGTAATTGGAGGATGCCACGGAAGTGATAGCTATGCTATG TGTGGAAGGGCTTTCGACCCTAACTTTCTGTTCCTGTGGCCCAATGCTAAAGTGTCCATTTTGGCACCGGGCCACTCGGATGCACTGGTGCAGACAGAAGaggaaatcactcagattaatgAGAT GTTGGAGGATGAGAGTTCAGCTTTCTTCTCCACTGGCCGACTGTGGGATGATGGAGTTATTCTACCTCAAGACACCAGAAAG GTTTTAGGCAAGTGTTTGAAAATTATTAAACAACAAGAATATCAGTTGTCCAGGGAAAAGATGAGGACACCTCTTCTCCGACTGTAA